A part of Paenibacillus donghaensis genomic DNA contains:
- a CDS encoding phage tail domain-containing protein, whose amino-acid sequence MTIRDSLFFSFAGEKSTKYGIYNVNMDSGMQEEIFAPSAEIIEETVRGRDKPYFQGIKRSPLKFPVSFAFMDTWDTRKISEVAQWLTSPDYYQELYFTNEIGNNPERIFYAVVVDDATLVHNCLKQGYVKLTFRCDSPYSYTPITTSREYIWDKSSESVGLTDFSQGEKKSLIVNGSGHLTLNPIKPKWSDYPKGTKWSDL is encoded by the coding sequence ATGACAATACGTGACTCCCTCTTCTTCTCTTTTGCTGGTGAGAAATCAACTAAATATGGGATTTACAACGTGAACATGGATAGTGGCATGCAAGAAGAAATATTTGCTCCATCAGCAGAAATTATCGAGGAAACGGTAAGGGGTCGAGATAAGCCATATTTCCAAGGGATAAAACGCAGTCCATTAAAGTTCCCGGTTAGTTTTGCATTTATGGATACTTGGGATACTCGTAAGATAAGTGAAGTTGCTCAGTGGCTAACATCGCCTGACTATTATCAGGAATTGTATTTCACTAATGAAATAGGCAACAACCCTGAACGAATATTTTATGCAGTAGTCGTAGATGATGCAACTCTTGTACATAACTGTCTAAAGCAAGGATATGTAAAACTAACCTTTAGATGTGATTCCCCTTACTCCTACACACCTATAACAACAAGTCGTGAATACATATGGGATAAATCCTCTGAATCGGTTGGACTAACTGATTTTTCACAAGGAGAAAAGAAATCACTCATCGTGAATGGTTCGGGACACCTAACCCTGAACCCGATCAAGCCAAAATGGAGTGACTACCCCAAAGGAACAAAATGGAGTGATCTTTAA
- a CDS encoding phage tail domain-containing protein — protein MTNWKSICNLTGYYTSPIITIPLNCDGALSRITWSQTVGEGDRIVVQSRISQDGYNWSEWRECVNGGSIPEISEDTYMNNTRLTLRIIVDAQDHLSPPTIQNNILLYFEPVIVFNNKGNVHCKPEIWITKIENGDLSIINTSRSNDVFKFVSLVNQETVYVNNEREDIQTSHAVTYRYKDFNDNYLNFPPGKNILRIEGKAKIKFRYQFGLLQ, from the coding sequence ATGACTAACTGGAAAAGTATTTGCAATCTCACTGGATATTACACCTCTCCCATTATTACTATTCCTCTTAACTGTGATGGTGCTTTGAGTCGTATTACATGGAGCCAGACTGTTGGTGAAGGTGATCGAATCGTAGTTCAATCACGAATTTCTCAAGATGGCTACAATTGGTCTGAATGGCGGGAATGTGTAAATGGTGGAAGTATTCCTGAAATAAGTGAAGATACATATATGAATAATACTAGGTTAACCCTACGCATAATCGTTGACGCACAAGATCACCTCTCTCCTCCCACTATTCAAAATAACATCCTCCTGTATTTTGAGCCTGTCATTGTCTTCAATAATAAGGGTAACGTCCATTGTAAACCCGAGATATGGATTACGAAAATTGAAAACGGAGATTTGAGCATAATCAATACTTCAAGAAGTAATGACGTATTCAAGTTCGTTTCTCTTGTGAATCAAGAAACTGTTTATGTAAATAACGAACGTGAAGATATTCAAACTAGCCACGCTGTTACATATCGTTATAAGGATTTTAATGACAATTATCTTAACTTCCCTCCTGGAAAGAACATCTTAAGGATAGAGGGAAAAGCAAAAATCAAGTTCAGATATCAGTTTGGACTACTTCAATAA
- a CDS encoding phage antirepressor KilAC domain-containing protein yields the protein MSLIKFENFEVDTLNEDGSLWDGSGDAWFIPKQIAEALSASNPRKYANELIRKNFERFEGFSVGCKLRSTDGKSYDTNIINENGLYIFLMASNLPQAISFQRQVSEMIKKIRKDKIQVFKSIPQNYKEAVAALLGQLEENDKLQEEIQEQKPKVQIYHRMIDAESNQTFNEVAKSLKIGRNKMLKILRDKKFLMWNNLPYQKYLESNHFFVREVTKNGKNFTQTLVTAKGLDLLGRLFISSKEVIKV from the coding sequence ATGAGCTTAATTAAATTCGAGAATTTTGAGGTTGATACTTTAAATGAAGACGGTAGTCTATGGGATGGGAGCGGAGATGCTTGGTTTATTCCTAAGCAAATTGCAGAAGCACTTAGCGCTTCGAACCCAAGAAAATATGCAAACGAGTTAATCAGAAAGAATTTTGAGAGATTTGAGGGTTTTTCAGTTGGCTGTAAACTGAGGTCAACTGATGGAAAGAGTTATGACACTAACATTATTAATGAAAATGGATTATATATATTTTTAATGGCATCAAATCTTCCTCAAGCAATATCTTTTCAGCGTCAAGTATCAGAAATGATTAAAAAGATAAGAAAAGATAAGATACAAGTATTTAAATCAATCCCTCAAAATTATAAAGAAGCCGTAGCCGCACTGCTAGGACAATTAGAGGAAAATGATAAACTTCAGGAAGAAATTCAAGAACAAAAACCTAAAGTTCAAATCTATCACAGAATGATTGATGCTGAAAGCAATCAAACATTTAACGAGGTTGCAAAGTCATTGAAAATTGGAAGAAATAAAATGTTGAAAATACTGCGAGATAAAAAATTTCTTATGTGGAATAATCTACCCTACCAGAAATATTTAGAAAGCAATCATTTTTTCGTTAGAGAAGTTACTAAGAATGGAAAAAACTTTACTCAAACATTGGTTACAGCGAAAGGGCTAGACCTTTTAGGTAGACTTTTTATCTCATCAAAAGAAGTTATCAAAGTTTAA
- a CDS encoding type II toxin-antitoxin system PemK/MazF family toxin translates to MSKDPEISEMWTARIYFKGTSGTSKPRPVLVINFSEDTGLYTIQEITSIGPKTPPIHYDGFKQVIEQWKNSGLDEKSYVKCAPENTHNVERIRLKSYIGVSDEDDFEAIIQKILESRKKQSLR, encoded by the coding sequence GTGAGTAAAGATCCAGAAATTTCCGAAATGTGGACAGCAAGAATTTATTTCAAAGGTACAAGTGGAACAAGTAAACCGCGCCCCGTACTAGTAATCAATTTCAGTGAAGATACAGGATTATACACTATACAAGAGATCACTAGTATAGGGCCAAAAACACCACCTATTCATTACGATGGTTTTAAACAGGTCATTGAGCAATGGAAAAACTCTGGACTGGATGAAAAATCATACGTTAAATGTGCTCCAGAAAATACGCATAATGTTGAAAGAATTCGTTTAAAAAGTTACATAGGTGTTTCTGATGAAGATGACTTTGAAGCAATTATCCAAAAAATACTTGAGTCAAGAAAGAAACAGTCACTCAGATGA
- a CDS encoding ankyrin repeat domain-containing protein: MKKVSTFALGLIVGVTLTAGTAVGAATYLKAIPKTVKIVVGNNQSSVEAMNVNNKLYVPVRDAGNSFGYSVAGVTSSAVTFKEGATTTAKSGDATKNVSTATTKTGGEYVQGLHDKYSTEGKLDANKIKVGIAAGEITANSIDKETGNSLLHFVVLEDNFAVYSIIKVNALNVNVQNSSGQTPLMLAVINESIFYQGELTNQYKSDATIKDNAGKQAIDYATKGTSTYNGLQGYMM, from the coding sequence ATGAAGAAAGTTTCAACGTTTGCTCTAGGTCTAATTGTAGGTGTAACTTTAACAGCCGGAACTGCCGTAGGCGCTGCGACATACCTAAAAGCGATTCCAAAAACAGTCAAAATAGTGGTCGGCAACAATCAGTCATCCGTGGAAGCGATGAACGTAAATAATAAGTTGTACGTTCCAGTTCGTGATGCAGGTAATTCATTTGGTTATTCTGTTGCTGGCGTAACATCTTCGGCAGTTACTTTTAAAGAGGGGGCGACAACAACTGCCAAATCGGGCGACGCTACCAAGAATGTAAGCACAGCAACAACTAAAACAGGAGGGGAATATGTGCAAGGGCTACATGACAAATACTCAACAGAGGGCAAACTGGATGCAAATAAGATTAAAGTAGGAATTGCAGCAGGAGAAATAACAGCAAACTCCATTGATAAAGAAACGGGTAATAGCCTTTTACATTTTGTAGTTCTGGAAGATAACTTTGCAGTATACTCTATCATTAAGGTCAATGCTTTAAATGTAAATGTTCAAAATAGTTCTGGGCAAACACCGCTTATGTTAGCTGTAATTAACGAGAGTATATTTTATCAAGGTGAATTAACAAATCAATATAAATCAGATGCTACAATCAAAGATAACGCTGGAAAGCAAGCTATTGATTATGCTACAAAGGGAACATCAACCTACAATGGGTTGCAGGGTTATATGATGTAA
- a CDS encoding phage antirepressor: MKNGQLQMFEGNEVMILTKEDVSFGFKGDFLIRAKDVSAALDYERVENVIKLCKSDQVFKVKNSDFANTAKTKLNNTGESFFTNLALNRVLGKSEMPNAEPFQDWLFEEVLPSIQKTGTYGIVTNAPSYMIDNPIERAKRWIQEREETELLQTNNLILEQVVAEYTPKVTYFDTILNAKDAILISQIASDYDLTPQKLNKILNEEKVQHKLNGQWLLLKKHLHQGYTKSETHHYKDSLGVDQTKMNTKWTQKGRLFIHSILEKLEIKPAMDKFNEVNI, encoded by the coding sequence TTGAAAAATGGTCAACTGCAAATGTTTGAAGGAAACGAAGTAATGATCTTGACCAAGGAAGATGTGAGCTTTGGGTTTAAGGGTGATTTTTTAATCAGAGCAAAAGACGTATCTGCTGCCTTAGATTATGAACGAGTTGAGAATGTTATTAAGCTATGTAAGAGCGATCAAGTGTTTAAGGTTAAAAATTCCGATTTCGCTAATACGGCGAAAACGAAATTAAACAACACCGGAGAATCTTTTTTCACTAATCTAGCTCTAAATCGTGTTTTGGGTAAATCCGAAATGCCAAACGCGGAGCCATTCCAAGATTGGTTGTTTGAAGAGGTATTGCCTTCTATCCAAAAGACAGGAACATATGGTATCGTTACTAATGCTCCGTCTTACATGATAGATAATCCTATTGAACGTGCTAAGAGATGGATTCAAGAACGCGAAGAGACGGAATTGCTTCAAACCAATAATCTCATACTCGAACAAGTCGTTGCAGAATACACTCCAAAAGTAACTTACTTTGATACCATTCTAAATGCTAAAGATGCTATTTTGATTAGTCAAATTGCTTCAGATTATGATTTAACACCTCAGAAGTTAAATAAGATATTAAATGAGGAAAAAGTTCAGCATAAACTAAATGGTCAATGGTTGTTGCTAAAGAAGCATTTACATCAAGGGTATACTAAATCAGAAACCCATCACTACAAGGATAGTCTTGGAGTGGATCAAACGAAAATGAATACAAAGTGGACTCAAAAAGGAAGATTGTTTATACATAGTATATTGGAGAAGTTAGAGATCAAACCAGCGATGGATAAGTTTAATGAAGTAAACATATAA
- a CDS encoding zinc ribbon domain-containing protein yields the protein MKCKKCGYEMPRDNRYCFSCGSEIDSSAPVIDFNTRPNKRSVYDYLAYAGIAFLIPYFLFSLGSCNISSPKAKEVKDWTRKDYNNFMEYKEKEYQKRMNDTPLLK from the coding sequence TTGAAATGTAAAAAATGTGGCTATGAGATGCCGCGAGATAATAGATATTGTTTTAGTTGCGGAAGTGAAATTGATAGTTCTGCACCCGTAATAGATTTCAATACAAGGCCAAACAAAAGATCAGTGTATGACTATCTTGCATATGCTGGGATCGCTTTTTTGATCCCTTACTTTCTTTTTTCATTGGGTTCATGTAATATATCAAGTCCGAAAGCAAAAGAGGTGAAAGATTGGACGCGAAAAGACTACAACAATTTTATGGAATATAAAGAGAAGGAGTATCAAAAGAGAATGAATGACACTCCGCTGCTTAAGTAA
- a CDS encoding phage tail spike protein: MLGDIDYFKKPYKPNYFLAKPNKEIISKLSEAYGDNLKTPVNETNELSLNIPYYIDDNHALRKNKNIDLVKENYLIKMVFGKSINWYMITAINEVMTDTSDYKQITALSLEFELAKRILKGYKAESKGARTVLNEILDKTVWEIGDVDVDFELSKRSFEFLDNKILGAIYDVGNTYNAVTIFNTENKTVNMKKPEVFGLDTGLTFSYESFLKSFDKKSDANEVVTRLYLKGKDGLTINSISPTGQSYLEDYSYFMYPFSRDVNKNVIEHSYQMSDSLCHAILDYQELVEQNKNQFQLLKTQRDNYSVVISTKESELTDRQNELKAILTIVDNYQLGNNNSPTMFFESMNHNGTPSTIDFTSLQTMYKYGVMVKVSNAQNVQVSLNGNLKTATSNKWTLLGKIKDLTTSSVLITGSGSSVIDIQLTAINDNEFDAPNNDDVIINRYSPSNKQMQIDSKKAEIGEQKSYLTTIMTQITQLQSLLSSGKNFTPDQLIELQSFVKEDTYSNDSCIDPKDLLTEGQKHFDEVKVPQLTMNIDIINFLSVIEEQSKWDKLVLGDYITVRYERMGVRVKAKIIEINYDFEGESISLTIANVRNDGSTVSKMNDYLKKNANYSTTIDANKKDWLKAVVDVSDMSLLFDQFWDKVTNQINMSINNTTTIDNRGITVVDPNDPLRFIRMTSGAIGLTKSGGQRWETALTADGIIAETLYGKIILSQRVIVGDAAGIWLMEGPRTTIKDRYGRIAMQLGLYEENPDKFGMIINRYNSNDINSTLINKVIADSDDGFKIQRYNGHSFVDVFNVDINGFLYSEDMTTKRLKILSDQNELLLDSYTKQMNIGKFTEIITDGKLTGIEKLQVLGERTRIISEYAKLFDQANIYKITSRDALIMIDIPPFTLAYNNLIAYLSPLLADNNMTTTSDIDRDEFILKFKVYYDQVVAIVQAINDSIKYSSLQLGSLYNNVLLDALDGITVTRSDEMYRTRLNATDGISIEKQVNGNWIKKFYINVEDSRLWVEELVAKKLTIVNDFNDVFLDIDSSYLNIGRFTNIITDNKLTSIEKLTLKQEWQTIQTEYVKLLQQANQYKTSQRDNYTKVLIDIPPFTTAFNNLVAYVIPLLADMSATTDIDRDVFANKFQAYYNQAQRIINEITDAVKWSSLQLGESYNKVVVDALNGITVTRSDNIVETVLNATDGISIKRNGEKVFYADTYGVLHAIDLVAKRLKITSDPFGGESEDALMIDASTKRLYLDRWDLVGASRIDAEMLAASIVSAEFGFISNLTAQRLSTMTRSAIGSWANFINIEGNSIQWITGIAAQGAHKTLSDGRPLYWVESSQTGRMTTDVTPWPVYEYTIDSANKKIKAEFAFDGTGDSANPFISMGIGDGATATSGRGKISKYNGGLKINYGNSNYGHDRSVDLRDDGVFVNSDGSKTQVTTKDFTVTSDNGTIKIGNTTGALFEIRPDNKMVFKGSEFLFENI; this comes from the coding sequence ATGCTAGGAGATATAGATTATTTCAAAAAGCCGTATAAGCCCAATTACTTTCTAGCTAAACCAAATAAAGAAATTATCAGCAAATTGAGTGAGGCATACGGGGACAATTTAAAGACACCAGTAAATGAAACGAATGAGCTTTCATTAAATATCCCCTACTACATTGATGATAATCATGCTCTACGTAAAAATAAAAATATTGATTTAGTTAAAGAAAACTATCTTATTAAGATGGTCTTTGGTAAAAGTATTAACTGGTACATGATAACTGCAATTAATGAAGTTATGACTGATACGTCCGACTACAAACAAATTACAGCACTAAGTTTGGAATTTGAGTTAGCAAAGCGAATTCTTAAAGGATATAAAGCAGAATCAAAAGGTGCTAGAACCGTACTAAATGAAATCCTAGATAAAACGGTTTGGGAAATTGGTGATGTAGATGTAGACTTTGAACTATCTAAAAGAAGTTTTGAATTCTTAGATAATAAAATTCTTGGTGCAATCTATGATGTTGGGAATACCTACAATGCGGTAACTATATTCAATACCGAGAATAAAACAGTAAATATGAAAAAGCCCGAAGTATTTGGGTTGGATACTGGGCTAACTTTTTCATATGAAAGTTTTCTTAAGAGTTTTGATAAGAAGTCTGACGCTAACGAGGTTGTTACTAGACTTTATCTCAAAGGAAAAGATGGGTTGACTATCAACTCTATCTCCCCTACTGGACAAAGTTATCTGGAAGATTATTCGTATTTTATGTATCCATTCAGCAGGGATGTAAACAAAAATGTAATTGAGCATAGTTATCAAATGTCAGATTCTTTATGTCACGCAATTTTAGATTATCAAGAACTAGTTGAACAGAATAAGAATCAATTCCAATTATTAAAAACCCAAAGAGATAATTATAGTGTAGTAATCTCAACCAAAGAAAGTGAATTAACAGACAGGCAGAATGAACTTAAAGCGATACTAACGATTGTAGATAATTATCAACTGGGAAATAACAATTCTCCCACTATGTTTTTTGAATCTATGAATCATAATGGTACACCAAGTACTATTGATTTCACATCTCTTCAAACCATGTATAAGTACGGTGTTATGGTGAAAGTTTCAAATGCTCAAAACGTACAAGTCTCATTGAATGGTAACTTAAAAACGGCTACATCTAACAAGTGGACCCTCTTAGGTAAAATTAAGGACTTAACTACTTCAAGTGTTCTTATAACAGGCAGCGGTTCATCGGTAATTGATATCCAACTCACAGCTATTAATGATAATGAGTTTGACGCACCCAATAATGACGACGTGATTATCAATCGCTACTCTCCCAGTAACAAACAAATGCAGATTGATTCGAAAAAAGCGGAGATCGGAGAACAAAAGAGTTATCTTACTACAATCATGACTCAGATAACACAGTTACAAAGTCTATTATCAAGTGGTAAAAACTTTACTCCCGATCAATTAATCGAGTTACAATCCTTTGTAAAAGAAGATACATATAGCAACGATAGCTGTATTGATCCTAAAGATTTGCTGACAGAGGGACAAAAGCATTTTGATGAAGTTAAAGTGCCTCAATTGACCATGAATATTGATATTATTAATTTTTTGTCAGTAATCGAGGAACAGTCAAAGTGGGACAAACTTGTATTGGGCGACTATATTACTGTTAGATACGAACGAATGGGCGTCAGAGTCAAAGCAAAGATAATTGAAATAAATTATGATTTTGAAGGCGAAAGCATCTCTTTAACAATTGCCAATGTTAGAAATGATGGCTCTACTGTATCAAAGATGAATGATTATTTGAAGAAGAATGCAAACTATTCAACTACTATAGATGCTAATAAAAAAGATTGGTTAAAAGCAGTCGTTGATGTTTCAGATATGAGTTTATTGTTCGACCAGTTTTGGGACAAAGTTACGAATCAGATTAATATGAGTATTAACAATACAACTACCATTGATAATCGTGGAATAACTGTTGTTGACCCAAATGACCCATTGAGATTTATCAGGATGACATCAGGAGCCATTGGCCTCACAAAATCAGGTGGACAGCGATGGGAAACTGCGCTCACCGCAGATGGGATAATTGCAGAGACGTTATATGGAAAAATTATCCTTTCACAGCGAGTCATTGTTGGTGACGCAGCAGGGATATGGCTAATGGAAGGCCCAAGAACTACTATTAAAGATCGTTATGGTCGAATTGCAATGCAACTAGGTTTGTATGAAGAGAATCCTGACAAGTTTGGGATGATAATTAATCGTTATAATAGTAATGATATTAACTCTACCCTTATAAACAAGGTCATTGCTGACAGTGATGATGGATTTAAGATTCAACGGTATAATGGTCATTCATTTGTGGACGTATTCAATGTCGATATTAATGGCTTCCTGTATAGCGAAGATATGACAACAAAACGCCTGAAAATTTTATCTGATCAAAATGAATTGCTTTTAGATAGCTATACTAAGCAGATGAATATTGGAAAGTTTACTGAAATAATTACCGATGGTAAGTTAACAGGGATTGAAAAGCTTCAGGTATTAGGTGAAAGAACCAGAATAATATCTGAATACGCTAAGTTGTTTGATCAAGCCAATATCTATAAGATCACAAGCAGAGATGCACTGATTATGATTGATATCCCCCCTTTTACTCTTGCCTACAATAATCTGATTGCCTACCTCTCTCCTCTTCTCGCTGACAACAACATGACTACAACATCTGATATTGATCGTGATGAGTTCATTTTGAAATTTAAAGTATACTATGATCAAGTTGTTGCTATTGTTCAGGCGATTAATGATTCTATTAAATATAGTAGTTTGCAATTGGGTTCGCTATATAACAACGTTTTGCTCGATGCCTTGGATGGTATAACTGTTACACGTTCCGATGAAATGTATCGAACAAGGCTCAACGCAACCGATGGCATCTCCATAGAAAAACAAGTCAACGGAAACTGGATTAAAAAGTTCTACATTAACGTTGAAGACAGTCGGCTTTGGGTTGAAGAGTTGGTCGCCAAAAAGTTAACGATTGTTAACGATTTTAATGATGTGTTCCTTGATATTGATTCAAGCTATCTCAATATCGGACGTTTTACGAATATTATCACAGATAATAAACTCACTTCCATTGAAAAATTAACTCTGAAGCAGGAATGGCAAACTATTCAAACTGAATATGTTAAACTGCTACAGCAAGCGAATCAGTATAAAACGTCTCAGCGTGACAATTACACAAAAGTGCTTATAGACATACCCCCATTCACTACTGCTTTCAATAATCTCGTTGCCTACGTAATCCCCCTACTGGCTGATATGAGTGCAACAACTGACATTGATAGAGATGTGTTCGCCAACAAGTTTCAGGCATACTACAATCAGGCGCAGAGAATCATTAATGAGATAACAGATGCTGTCAAATGGAGCAGTTTACAACTTGGCGAAAGCTATAATAAAGTGGTTGTTGACGCATTAAACGGTATTACAGTTACTCGCTCAGATAATATCGTAGAAACTGTACTAAATGCCACAGATGGAATCTCAATTAAGCGTAACGGAGAAAAGGTGTTCTATGCAGACACTTATGGTGTACTCCATGCAATTGATTTGGTTGCTAAGCGGTTAAAAATCACGAGTGATCCATTTGGCGGAGAATCAGAAGATGCATTGATGATTGATGCTTCAACAAAAAGGCTTTATTTAGACAGGTGGGATCTCGTGGGTGCGTCGCGCATAGACGCAGAGATGTTAGCGGCTTCTATAGTGTCGGCAGAATTTGGGTTCATAAGCAACCTTACGGCGCAACGTCTCTCGACTATGACTCGCTCGGCAATTGGTAGTTGGGCTAATTTCATTAACATCGAAGGCAACTCTATCCAATGGATAACTGGTATTGCAGCACAAGGAGCACACAAAACCCTTTCAGATGGAAGACCTCTTTATTGGGTTGAATCTTCACAGACCGGACGAATGACAACAGATGTCACCCCTTGGCCTGTATATGAATATACCATTGATAGTGCCAATAAGAAAATCAAGGCAGAATTTGCATTTGACGGAACAGGCGATAGTGCGAACCCCTTTATTTCAATGGGTATTGGTGATGGGGCAACAGCAACAAGTGGTAGAGGCAAAATAAGCAAATATAATGGTGGTTTGAAGATAAACTACGGGAATAGTAATTATGGTCATGACAGAAGTGTCGACTTGAGGGATGATGGAGTTTTTGTTAACTCTGATGGTAGTAAAACGCAAGTTACCACTAAAGATTTTACAGTCACCTCCGATAATGGAACAATCAAGATTGGGAACACAACTGGTGCATTATTTGAAATAAGACCAGATAATAAAATGGTTTTCAAAGGATCGGAATTCCTTTTTGAAAATATTTGA
- a CDS encoding helix-turn-helix domain-containing protein, producing the protein MIKIKVAEMLGKHKMSRKDLSDLTGIRQNTIGLLYDEKIKRIEVEWLDRMCKVFNCSLSELIEYVED; encoded by the coding sequence ATGATAAAAATTAAGGTGGCAGAAATGCTTGGAAAACACAAGATGAGCAGAAAGGATTTGTCTGACTTAACTGGTATTAGACAAAATACAATAGGGTTATTATATGATGAAAAAATCAAAAGAATTGAAGTGGAGTGGTTAGACAGGATGTGCAAAGTATTCAATTGCTCATTATCTGAATTGATCGAATACGTTGAAGATTAA